A stretch of the Mycobacterium shigaense genome encodes the following:
- the arfB gene encoding channel accessory protein ArfB — protein MDFVIQWLWYLLAFVTGSAAAWLIAAALGKVRGQR, from the coding sequence ATGGATTTCGTGATCCAGTGGCTGTGGTACCTGCTGGCTTTCGTGACCGGCTCGGCGGCCGCCTGGCTGATCGCCGCCGCCCTGGGCAAGGTGCGCGGGCAACGATGA
- a CDS encoding phytoene desaturase family protein: MAVDGARDFDVVVVGGGHNGLVAAGYLARAGLRVQVLERLGHVGGAAVSAHAFDGVGVRLSRYSYLVSLLPPRIVADLGAEVRLARRRFSSYTPQPATCGRSGLLVGSRDSFARIGAADDEPAFDAFYRRCQLVTERLWPTLLEPLRTREHARHHVLAAGDPEAASAWRAMIDEPIGHAISAAVRDDLVRGVIATDALIGTFAQLDDASLRQNICFLYHLVGGDWDVPIGGMGAVTAALAAAAGRYGTEIITGAEVYAVDPDGRVDYRCDDDERVSRGRFVLAGVTPAALAELLGEQPAAVAPGAQVKVNMVLRRLPRLRDDRVTPEQAFAGTFHVNEGWSQLDSAYFQAAAGRLPDPLPCEAYCHSLADPSILSAELRDAGVQTMTVFGLHTPHSLVEGTDPDVVRDRLTESVLESLNSVLAEPVQDVLLPDASGRPCVETTTTLDLQRALGMTAGNIFHGALSWPFVEDGAALDTPARQWGVDTAHERIMVCGSGARRGGAVSGIGGHNAAMAVLASLG; encoded by the coding sequence ATGGCCGTAGACGGCGCACGGGATTTCGATGTCGTCGTGGTCGGCGGCGGCCACAACGGTTTGGTCGCGGCCGGCTACCTGGCCCGGGCGGGCCTTCGGGTGCAGGTGCTCGAGCGGCTCGGGCACGTCGGCGGGGCCGCGGTCTCGGCACACGCCTTCGACGGCGTCGGAGTGCGGCTGTCGCGGTATTCCTACCTGGTCAGTCTGCTGCCGCCGCGGATCGTCGCCGACCTGGGTGCCGAAGTGCGATTGGCCCGGCGGCGGTTCTCGTCGTACACCCCGCAACCGGCGACATGCGGGCGCAGTGGGTTGCTGGTCGGGTCGCGGGATTCGTTCGCTCGGATCGGGGCCGCCGACGACGAGCCCGCCTTCGACGCGTTCTACCGGCGCTGCCAACTCGTCACCGAACGGCTGTGGCCGACATTGCTCGAACCGCTGCGCACCCGGGAACACGCCCGGCACCACGTGCTCGCGGCGGGCGACCCCGAGGCCGCGTCCGCCTGGCGGGCGATGATCGACGAGCCGATCGGGCACGCCATCTCCGCCGCGGTGCGCGACGACCTGGTCCGCGGGGTGATCGCCACTGACGCGCTGATCGGCACCTTCGCCCAGCTCGACGACGCGTCACTGCGGCAGAACATCTGCTTTCTCTATCACCTGGTCGGCGGGGACTGGGATGTTCCGATCGGCGGGATGGGCGCGGTGACCGCAGCGCTGGCCGCCGCGGCCGGCCGGTACGGTACCGAAATCATCACCGGCGCAGAGGTTTACGCGGTCGATCCGGACGGGCGGGTGGACTATCGGTGCGACGACGACGAGCGCGTGAGCCGGGGCCGGTTCGTGCTGGCGGGCGTGACCCCGGCGGCGCTGGCCGAACTGCTCGGCGAGCAGCCGGCGGCGGTGGCCCCCGGGGCGCAGGTCAAGGTGAACATGGTGCTGCGGCGGCTGCCGCGGTTGCGCGACGACCGGGTGACTCCCGAGCAGGCGTTCGCCGGGACGTTTCACGTCAATGAAGGCTGGAGCCAACTGGATTCGGCGTATTTTCAAGCGGCGGCCGGGCGGCTTCCCGACCCGCTGCCGTGTGAGGCCTACTGCCATTCGCTGGCCGATCCCAGCATCCTGTCGGCCGAGCTGCGCGACGCGGGGGTGCAGACGATGACGGTGTTCGGGTTGCACACCCCGCACTCGCTGGTCGAGGGAACCGACCCCGACGTCGTCCGCGACCGGCTGACGGAGTCGGTACTGGAGTCACTGAATTCCGTTCTGGCCGAACCGGTTCAAGACGTATTGCTGCCCGACGCAAGCGGCCGGCCGTGTGTCGAGACCACGACGACGCTGGACCTACAACGCGCCCTCGGCATGACCGCGGGCAACATCTTCCACGGCGCGCTGTCCTGGCCGTTCGTCGAGGACGGCGCCGCGCTGGACACACCGGCCAGGCAATGGGGTGTGGACACCGCGCACGAACGAATCATGGTGTGCGGCTCGGGCGCTCGCCGCGGCGGCGCCGTGTCGGGCATCGGAGGCCACAACGCCGCGATGGCAGTGCTGGCCTCGCTGGGCTAG
- a CDS encoding DUF2630 family protein → MADGSNPGDTETLAQIRDLVAEEKALRAQLQRHDISESEEHDRLRCVEIELDQCWDLLRQRRALRETGGDPGAASVRPPGQVEGYLG, encoded by the coding sequence ATGGCCGATGGCAGCAATCCAGGCGACACCGAAACCCTGGCACAGATCCGCGACCTGGTCGCCGAGGAGAAAGCCCTGCGGGCGCAGCTGCAGCGGCACGACATCAGCGAATCCGAGGAACACGACCGCCTGCGCTGCGTCGAGATCGAACTCGATCAATGCTGGGACCTGCTGCGGCAGCGTCGCGCGCTGCGCGAAACCGGCGGTGACCCCGGTGCGGCCTCGGTGCGTCCGCCTGGCCAGGTCGAGGGCTACCTCGGGTAG
- the arfC gene encoding channel accessory protein ArfC, sunset domain variant, producing MNHPHWWLFGLSFAMGFVLTLALLVRPGRRRPPGSAAATPEPSTTRIVADPPTTKVATDPLTTKIPAGQEFSTIRIRVSPVAPYGPGSANPGTDGSGPPGWMVKGRMDTKLCYTPDDPVYDATVAQVWFIDEESAARAHFTPWRQRPRY from the coding sequence ATGAATCACCCGCACTGGTGGTTGTTCGGCCTGTCGTTCGCAATGGGCTTCGTACTGACGCTCGCGTTGCTGGTTCGCCCCGGCCGCCGCCGACCGCCGGGATCGGCAGCGGCGACGCCGGAGCCGTCGACGACCAGGATCGTCGCCGACCCACCGACCACCAAGGTCGCCACCGACCCACTGACGACGAAAATCCCTGCCGGACAAGAATTCTCGACGATCCGGATTAGGGTCTCGCCGGTCGCGCCCTACGGGCCGGGCTCGGCGAACCCCGGGACGGATGGCAGCGGCCCGCCCGGGTGGATGGTCAAGGGCCGCATGGATACCAAGCTCTGCTACACGCCCGACGACCCCGTTTACGACGCGACCGTCGCCCAGGTCTGGTTCATCGACGAGGAATCCGCCGCGCGAGCGCATTTCACGCCGTGGCGGCAGCGGCCCAGGTACTGA
- a CDS encoding BTAD domain-containing putative transcriptional regulator, producing MELGVLGPLEVRQDGATVAIPGAKPRAILTMLGLRNGSVVSADTLIALLWGDDPPRTAAKALQTHISSLRRALGGPTQGVVVTQGSGWALEGPEVDATRYKLAAKAGRDAAAAGDTSQAVARFEEALALWRGIPELPEGRRGTSEKTRWIEGYAALVEDRADALLATGRAAELIGELEGAVGDAPLRERRWAQLMLALYRAGRQGEALGAFQRARALLAEELGVDPGPDLRRLEAAIVAQDAKLETPAAQHVPAVTRAVTFLLTDIEGSTAAWEADAGAMAVALARHDELVEQVVTSRGGRLIKTRGEGDATFSVFDRPSAAAIAAIDLQEAISGEPWALREPMRVRVALHTGEVEFRDGDYFGRAVNRAARLRSLASGGQILCSGATAELVMDSLPDDVVLADLGTRELRNLARPERVFELRLQDAVDIPLPGATEAPLERPALPAVLAGPGPFVGRVRELAQLFSAWQTALAGATNAALIAGEPGVGKTRLAGEWSQQAYDQGALVIYGRCDEDLGAPYQPFAEALRSLVPCLGAGKLRGLRGIEALLTLVPGLTDVLPDLPAPTRADPDTERYALFDAVVAVLGVASRSAPVVLILDDLHWAAKPTLLLLRHLLRFGDQARVQILGTYRSTDLDRSHPLAAMLADLHRDGTASRIQLSGLNEDDVSTYLAEAGYQDEELARALASVTGGNPFFLIEALRHVDESGGQWDPSTLPQGVREAVSRRLSRLPAETNKALAAAAVVGARFALDLVEHVVGEDLVDAFDEACKAGIVIEEPGGRYRFNHALVRQSLLAELPSVRRMRLHQRIAATLEEQPGAQDEQDELLAELAHHYFECAWAGNAAKAVEYCRRAADQAMARLAYEGAADLYDRALHALDEIDEELPDRDEQVAALLIARCEALLAAGDVSSAAGAVSQLQDATGGSERLAAWAACFDAQLSMLIHPDRLDEAEVAVSAAAAKLAELGDTAGEAKAHTVRAGCLARLGRIGDCEIALDNALTAARRAREHRRVNAVLANAPLAALWGPNPVPRAGGRCLDVVRLLRITTDSPAVEATSTRCQAVLEAFRGRGAAARRMVDSARRTVTELGLRHALFEVEQFAGIVELVVDDPAAAEPHLRLAYNGFRRMGLDADTAETAALLGRTCLALGREGEADELCTESERLAGNALKPSIAWRNLRALLLSRSDAHAEARRVAEAAVNRAERTDALVDHGDACLCLTTVLAAAGDAEASRVAAQRAVALYEQKGAAALAERASRIVGSADVRQRAHLEAEPVEPTNSCAQAGSRLVDAVNREAWDEVPRIIAASVSVESRRRIVGFPRVDVPANQWPEDMKIYLETGLVRYHQTAIAVRGDHFALVRLQLGTADLSSGAPQDEELQVAALDDEGRVALQVKFDVEDLDAAIAELDARYAATMLTEPDNACARLIRRLSTAVHEGEWDELEEIGGPHHVESRRKVVGFTRTDLATVDLKRMVENGGLRFHMTIIAVRGERLALSRTEIGTDDRSPGAPYDEMLQLIGLGEDGQIALEVFFDVEDIEAATAELDALHAQFEQERPQSLENAASRADARFNMLFAERRWDEFGELLTDDIRVVDRRRGLSREGNDRATELAELQTIADLGTWNMTSDVLAIRAERLALVRTLYSGSSKRPEACPTEVLRIVEIDANARIVAYVAFDLDDFDAAIAELDTRYLAGEAADCAHTWSLITAAYSAINRHELAELTPDWVNIDHRRGASFAKGDMVAYLHEIFDDTPDMTVYVEAVHRLNNRGAAITERARGTSQQGFRAEWREIAIAMFDGDLLSRYEMFDEADLEAALAKFDQLSRPARRLENAATRVYKHFRSFFDARDWEAMAQIYAEDHLHDDRRRITGGGIRRGRNASVENMRVVADLVDKMAVEVIAIRGERLALVRVRYWGTDKQPQAFLLEMLCIVETNRDDRGSAFVAFDPDEFGAAIAELDARYLAGEAADYAHTWSAIMQVQAAYNRGEIPPMTDDCVNVDHRRSRAFNPGDVVPFLRATWDVATGVKGYIEAVHQLDNLGVVVTEVVTGTSNDGFDFELREVAIFLFEGQLGCRFELFDEEDIDVALAKFEQLTRPAPRRENAASQLAERRDYDDGRSR from the coding sequence GTGGAACTGGGGGTTTTGGGGCCTCTAGAGGTTCGCCAGGACGGTGCGACCGTTGCTATCCCGGGCGCGAAACCGCGCGCCATCCTCACGATGCTCGGACTACGCAACGGCTCGGTCGTGTCGGCCGACACCCTGATTGCTTTGCTCTGGGGCGACGATCCGCCGCGCACCGCCGCCAAGGCCCTGCAGACCCACATCTCCTCACTGCGCCGCGCCCTGGGCGGTCCCACTCAAGGCGTGGTGGTGACGCAGGGCTCGGGCTGGGCCCTCGAAGGCCCCGAGGTCGATGCGACGCGCTACAAACTGGCGGCCAAGGCGGGCCGCGACGCCGCTGCCGCGGGCGACACCAGCCAAGCGGTGGCCCGCTTCGAGGAGGCGCTCGCGCTGTGGCGCGGGATCCCCGAATTGCCCGAGGGTCGCCGGGGAACGTCGGAAAAGACGCGATGGATCGAGGGCTATGCCGCGTTGGTGGAGGACCGCGCCGACGCGCTGCTCGCCACCGGCCGGGCCGCCGAGCTCATCGGCGAACTCGAGGGCGCGGTGGGCGACGCCCCGCTACGCGAGCGGCGCTGGGCCCAGCTGATGCTCGCCCTTTACCGCGCCGGGCGGCAGGGCGAGGCCCTCGGCGCGTTTCAGCGGGCGCGGGCGTTGCTCGCCGAAGAACTGGGCGTCGATCCCGGCCCGGATCTGCGCCGGCTCGAGGCCGCGATCGTGGCTCAGGATGCCAAGCTGGAAACCCCGGCGGCGCAACATGTTCCGGCCGTGACTCGCGCCGTGACCTTCTTGCTCACCGACATCGAGGGGTCGACGGCGGCGTGGGAGGCAGACGCCGGCGCCATGGCGGTTGCGCTGGCACGCCACGACGAACTCGTCGAACAGGTCGTCACGTCACGCGGCGGACGGCTGATCAAGACGCGCGGTGAGGGCGATGCCACGTTTTCGGTCTTCGACCGTCCGTCGGCGGCGGCCATCGCGGCCATCGACCTGCAGGAAGCGATTTCCGGCGAGCCGTGGGCGCTGCGCGAGCCGATGCGTGTCCGGGTCGCCCTGCACACCGGGGAGGTCGAGTTCCGCGACGGCGACTACTTCGGACGCGCGGTCAACCGCGCGGCTCGATTGCGGTCGCTGGCGTCGGGAGGGCAGATCCTGTGCTCGGGTGCGACGGCCGAACTTGTCATGGACTCCCTGCCCGATGACGTGGTCCTCGCCGATTTGGGGACGCGTGAGTTGCGCAACCTGGCGCGCCCGGAGCGCGTTTTCGAGCTTCGGCTGCAAGACGCCGTCGACATTCCCCTGCCGGGTGCAACCGAGGCGCCGTTGGAGCGCCCGGCCCTGCCGGCAGTGCTGGCCGGTCCCGGGCCGTTCGTCGGGCGGGTGCGGGAGCTGGCCCAACTGTTTTCCGCCTGGCAGACCGCGCTCGCCGGTGCGACGAACGCGGCGCTGATCGCGGGCGAGCCGGGTGTCGGCAAGACGCGGTTGGCCGGCGAATGGTCCCAACAGGCGTACGACCAGGGCGCGCTGGTGATTTACGGGCGTTGCGACGAGGACCTCGGAGCCCCGTATCAGCCATTCGCCGAGGCGCTGCGTTCGTTGGTGCCGTGCCTCGGCGCCGGCAAGCTACGCGGGCTGCGCGGCATTGAGGCTCTCCTGACTTTGGTGCCGGGCCTGACCGATGTCCTGCCGGATCTGCCCGCACCCACCCGCGCCGATCCCGACACCGAGCGTTACGCGCTGTTCGACGCGGTCGTCGCGGTGTTGGGAGTCGCCTCCCGCAGCGCACCGGTCGTGTTGATCCTCGACGACCTGCATTGGGCGGCCAAGCCGACCCTGCTGCTGCTGCGGCATCTGCTGCGCTTTGGCGACCAGGCCCGCGTCCAGATCCTCGGCACCTACCGCAGCACCGACCTCGACCGCTCCCACCCCCTGGCCGCAATGCTCGCCGACCTGCACCGTGACGGCACCGCCAGCCGCATCCAGCTCAGCGGCCTGAACGAGGACGACGTCAGCACCTACCTCGCCGAGGCCGGCTACCAGGACGAAGAGCTGGCCCGAGCACTCGCGTCGGTCACCGGTGGCAATCCCTTCTTCCTGATTGAGGCGCTGCGCCACGTCGACGAGAGCGGCGGGCAATGGGATCCGAGCACCTTGCCGCAAGGGGTTCGCGAAGCGGTGAGCCGCCGCCTGTCGCGGCTGCCGGCCGAGACCAACAAGGCCCTCGCGGCGGCCGCGGTCGTCGGCGCCCGGTTCGCCTTGGACCTGGTCGAGCATGTGGTCGGCGAGGATCTCGTCGATGCGTTCGACGAGGCATGCAAGGCGGGCATCGTCATCGAAGAGCCCGGCGGCCGGTATCGGTTCAACCACGCCCTGGTCCGTCAATCGCTGCTCGCCGAGCTGCCGTCGGTGCGGCGCATGCGGTTGCACCAGCGCATCGCCGCGACGCTGGAAGAGCAACCCGGCGCCCAAGACGAGCAGGACGAGCTGCTCGCCGAACTGGCGCACCATTACTTCGAATGCGCGTGGGCGGGAAACGCGGCCAAGGCCGTCGAGTACTGCCGCCGCGCTGCCGACCAGGCGATGGCCCGGCTGGCCTACGAAGGTGCCGCCGATCTGTACGACCGGGCCCTGCACGCGCTCGATGAGATTGACGAGGAGCTGCCCGACCGCGACGAGCAGGTAGCCGCGCTTTTAATCGCCCGCTGCGAGGCCCTGCTGGCCGCCGGGGATGTTTCGTCGGCGGCGGGTGCCGTGTCGCAATTGCAGGACGCGACGGGGGGTTCCGAACGCCTGGCTGCATGGGCAGCGTGTTTCGACGCCCAGCTGTCGATGCTGATCCATCCCGACCGGCTCGATGAGGCCGAGGTCGCGGTGAGCGCGGCCGCCGCGAAATTGGCTGAACTGGGCGACACGGCTGGAGAAGCCAAGGCGCACACCGTCCGTGCCGGCTGCCTGGCCCGCCTCGGCAGAATCGGCGACTGCGAAATCGCTTTGGACAATGCGCTGACCGCGGCGCGGCGTGCGCGCGAACACCGCCGGGTCAACGCGGTGTTGGCGAATGCGCCGCTCGCGGCGCTGTGGGGACCCAACCCGGTTCCGCGCGCGGGCGGGCGCTGCCTTGATGTGGTGCGACTGCTGCGCATCACGACTGACTCGCCGGCTGTCGAAGCGACGTCGACACGATGCCAGGCCGTGCTAGAGGCGTTCCGCGGACGTGGCGCCGCCGCCCGGCGGATGGTCGACTCGGCCCGGCGCACGGTCACCGAACTCGGCCTGCGCCATGCCCTTTTCGAGGTCGAGCAGTTCGCCGGGATCGTCGAGCTGGTAGTGGATGATCCGGCCGCGGCCGAGCCGCATCTTCGGCTGGCGTACAACGGGTTTCGTCGCATGGGTCTGGACGCCGATACCGCCGAGACCGCCGCGTTGTTAGGCCGCACTTGTCTTGCGCTCGGCCGCGAAGGCGAGGCCGACGAATTATGCACGGAGAGTGAACGTCTCGCCGGGAATGCGCTGAAGCCGTCGATCGCCTGGCGCAATCTTCGGGCGCTGCTGCTGTCGCGCAGCGATGCTCACGCCGAGGCGCGCCGAGTCGCCGAGGCTGCCGTCAATCGCGCCGAGCGTACCGACGCTCTGGTGGATCACGGCGACGCATGTCTCTGTCTGACAACCGTTTTGGCCGCCGCCGGCGACGCCGAGGCGTCCCGAGTCGCCGCCCAAAGAGCGGTCGCGCTGTACGAGCAAAAAGGCGCGGCGGCACTTGCCGAGAGGGCGAGCCGGATCGTCGGCTCCGCCGACGTGCGCCAACGCGCCCACCTCGAAGCCGAGCCCGTCGAACCGACCAACTCGTGCGCGCAAGCAGGCAGCCGGCTGGTCGATGCGGTCAATCGCGAGGCCTGGGACGAGGTGCCGCGGATCATCGCCGCATCGGTCTCCGTCGAAAGTCGCCGGAGAATCGTGGGCTTTCCACGGGTGGACGTGCCGGCGAATCAGTGGCCTGAGGACATGAAGATTTATCTAGAGACGGGCTTGGTGCGCTACCACCAAACGGCTATCGCCGTGCGTGGTGACCATTTCGCGCTCGTCCGGCTGCAGCTAGGCACTGCGGATCTGAGTTCTGGTGCGCCGCAAGACGAAGAGCTCCAGGTAGCTGCCCTCGACGATGAGGGTCGCGTCGCGCTGCAAGTGAAGTTCGACGTCGAAGACCTCGACGCCGCGATCGCCGAACTCGACGCGCGGTACGCCGCCACAATGCTCACGGAGCCGGACAACGCGTGCGCGCGATTGATCCGACGCCTGTCGACTGCCGTTCACGAAGGGGAATGGGACGAGCTCGAGGAGATCGGCGGACCCCATCACGTCGAAAGTCGACGAAAGGTCGTCGGCTTCACGCGGACCGATCTTGCCACCGTCGACCTGAAACGCATGGTCGAAAACGGCGGACTGCGATTCCACATGACAATCATCGCCGTGCGCGGCGAGCGCTTGGCACTCAGTCGAACAGAAATTGGCACGGACGACCGCAGCCCCGGCGCGCCGTACGACGAGATGCTTCAACTGATCGGCCTCGGCGAAGACGGTCAAATTGCCCTCGAGGTGTTTTTCGATGTCGAAGATATCGAGGCCGCGACCGCCGAACTCGACGCGTTGCACGCCCAGTTTGAGCAAGAGCGCCCTCAATCGCTCGAGAACGCCGCGAGTCGCGCCGATGCTCGGTTCAACATGCTCTTCGCGGAAAGACGCTGGGATGAGTTCGGCGAGCTGCTCACCGACGATATCCGGGTCGTGGACCGACGGCGTGGACTGAGCCGGGAAGGTAACGACCGCGCCACCGAGCTTGCGGAGTTGCAGACGATCGCCGATCTCGGCACCTGGAACATGACGTCAGACGTCCTCGCGATTCGCGCAGAGCGTCTCGCCCTCGTTCGTACGCTTTACTCGGGCTCAAGCAAACGACCCGAAGCATGTCCCACCGAGGTACTCCGCATCGTGGAAATCGACGCCAACGCGCGGATCGTGGCGTACGTCGCGTTCGACCTCGACGACTTCGACGCAGCGATTGCCGAGCTCGACACCCGCTACCTCGCCGGCGAAGCCGCCGACTGCGCACACACGTGGTCACTCATCACGGCAGCCTACTCCGCAATCAACAGGCATGAACTAGCCGAATTGACGCCGGACTGGGTCAACATCGACCACCGCCGCGGAGCATCATTCGCGAAAGGCGACATGGTCGCCTACCTCCATGAGATTTTCGACGATACGCCGGACATGACTGTCTACGTCGAAGCAGTGCACCGCCTGAACAACCGCGGGGCCGCCATTACAGAAAGGGCGCGTGGTACATCGCAACAGGGTTTCCGAGCCGAATGGCGAGAAATCGCGATTGCCATGTTCGACGGCGATCTGCTGAGTCGTTACGAGATGTTTGACGAGGCCGACCTTGAGGCCGCGCTCGCGAAGTTCGACCAACTCAGCCGCCCGGCGCGGCGACTGGAAAACGCGGCAACCCGGGTATACAAGCACTTCCGGTCGTTCTTCGATGCCCGCGACTGGGAGGCGATGGCCCAGATCTACGCAGAGGACCATCTCCATGACGATCGCCGTCGGATAACGGGCGGGGGGATCAGGCGCGGCCGGAATGCCTCTGTCGAAAACATGCGAGTGGTAGCTGATCTCGTTGACAAAATGGCGGTTGAGGTCATTGCGATCCGTGGAGAGCGCCTCGCGCTCGTTCGGGTCCGCTATTGGGGCACCGACAAGCAGCCGCAGGCGTTCCTGCTCGAGATGCTCTGCATCGTCGAGACCAATCGTGACGACCGCGGTTCGGCGTTCGTTGCATTCGACCCCGACGAATTCGGGGCCGCCATCGCCGAACTCGACGCGCGCTACCTCGCCGGCGAAGCCGCTGACTACGCGCATACGTGGTCGGCAATCATGCAGGTTCAAGCCGCATACAACCGAGGCGAAATTCCCCCGATGACCGACGACTGCGTGAACGTTGATCATCGGCGCAGTAGAGCGTTCAACCCCGGCGACGTGGTTCCTTTTCTCCGCGCAACCTGGGACGTCGCAACGGGTGTCAAGGGGTATATCGAGGCCGTACACCAGCTGGACAATCTTGGAGTGGTCGTCACAGAGGTGGTGACCGGTACTTCAAATGACGGCTTCGACTTCGAGTTGCGCGAAGTCGCCATCTTTCTATTCGAAGGCCAACTGGGCTGCCGGTTCGAACTCTTCGACGAGGAAGACATCGACGTCGCGCTCGCAAAATTTGAGCAACTCACCCGCCCGGCGCCGCGGCGGGAAAACGCGGCAAGCCAACTGGCCGAAAGGCGAGATTACGACGACGGACGATCTCGTTGA
- a CDS encoding citrate synthase — MADTDDTAKLEYPGGDIDLNIVRATEGNDGVALGSLLAKTGLTTFDNGFVNTAACKSSITYIDGDAGILRYRGIPIDQLAEKSTFIEVSYLLIYGELPSTEQLADFTKRIQLHTMLHEDLKRFFDGFPRNAHPMPVLSSTVNALSAYYPDSLDPADSEQVELSTIRLLAKLPTIAAYAYKKSIGQPFLYPDNSLSLVENFLRMTFGLPAEPYDPDPEVVRALDMLLILHADHEQNCSTSTVRLVGSSQANLFTSISGGINALWGPLHGGANQAVLEMLEQIRASDDDVSEFVRKVKNREAGVKLMGFGHRVYKNYDPRARIVKEQADKILAKLGGDDDLLDIAKELEEAALTDDYFIERKLYPNVDFYTGLIYRALGFPTRMFTVLFALGRLPGWIAHWREMHDDSDSKIGRPRQIYTGYTERDYVGIDGR, encoded by the coding sequence GTGGCCGACACCGACGACACCGCCAAACTCGAGTACCCGGGTGGCGATATCGACCTGAACATCGTGCGCGCCACCGAAGGAAACGACGGCGTTGCGCTGGGCTCCCTGTTGGCCAAGACGGGCCTCACCACGTTCGACAATGGCTTCGTCAACACGGCCGCGTGCAAGAGCTCCATCACCTACATCGACGGCGACGCCGGCATCCTGCGGTACCGCGGCATACCGATCGACCAGCTCGCCGAGAAGTCAACGTTCATCGAGGTCAGCTACCTGCTGATCTACGGCGAGCTGCCCAGCACCGAACAGCTGGCCGACTTCACCAAGCGGATCCAGCTGCACACGATGCTGCACGAGGACCTCAAGCGGTTCTTCGACGGTTTCCCGCGCAATGCCCACCCGATGCCGGTGCTGTCCAGCACGGTCAACGCGCTCTCGGCGTACTACCCGGACTCGCTGGACCCGGCCGACAGCGAGCAGGTCGAGCTGTCGACGATCCGGCTGCTGGCAAAGCTGCCCACCATCGCCGCCTACGCTTACAAGAAGTCGATCGGTCAGCCGTTCCTGTACCCCGACAACTCGCTGTCGCTGGTGGAGAACTTCCTGCGGATGACGTTCGGACTGCCCGCCGAGCCTTATGACCCCGACCCCGAGGTGGTACGGGCGCTGGACATGCTGCTGATTCTGCACGCCGACCACGAGCAGAACTGTTCGACGTCGACGGTGCGGCTGGTGGGGTCGTCGCAAGCAAACCTGTTCACCTCGATCTCCGGCGGTATCAACGCGCTGTGGGGCCCGCTGCACGGCGGCGCCAACCAGGCGGTGCTCGAGATGCTCGAGCAGATCCGCGCGAGCGACGACGACGTCAGCGAGTTCGTCCGCAAGGTGAAGAACCGCGAGGCCGGCGTCAAGTTGATGGGGTTCGGCCACCGCGTCTACAAGAACTACGACCCGCGCGCCCGCATCGTCAAGGAACAGGCCGACAAGATCCTGGCCAAGCTCGGCGGCGACGACGACCTGCTGGACATCGCCAAGGAACTCGAAGAGGCGGCGCTGACCGACGACTACTTCATCGAGCGCAAGCTCTACCCGAACGTCGACTTCTACACCGGCCTGATCTACCGGGCGCTGGGCTTCCCGACCCGGATGTTCACCGTGTTGTTCGCGTTGGGCCGGCTGCCCGGCTGGATCGCGCACTGGCGTGAGATGCACGACGACAGCGACAGCAAGATCGGCCGTCCGCGTCAGATCTACACCGGTTACACCGAGCGCGACTACGTGGGCATCGACGGGCGCTAG
- the arfA gene encoding channel-forming protein ArfA/OmpATb, translating into MTLTGEVPDDSAKAILLKTLRGALPAGIDIIDQIKLHPAVDALDFSHAGSLFKDSASITDFDFAVGADTITLTGTAVSQDQKNTIERDVRHTWSHLNVIDGLAVGGPASPPAASGPGVG; encoded by the coding sequence ATGACGTTGACCGGGGAGGTCCCCGACGATTCCGCCAAGGCGATCCTGCTTAAGACGCTGCGGGGGGCGCTGCCCGCGGGCATCGACATCATCGATCAGATCAAGCTCCATCCCGCTGTCGACGCGCTCGATTTCTCGCACGCCGGATCGCTTTTCAAGGACAGCGCGTCGATCACCGACTTCGATTTCGCGGTCGGCGCAGACACCATCACCCTGACCGGGACGGCCGTCTCGCAGGACCAGAAGAACACCATCGAGCGCGACGTCAGGCACACCTGGTCGCATCTGAATGTGATTGACGGGCTTGCCGTTGGCGGGCCGGCTTCGCCTCCTGCCGCCTCGGGTCCCGGGGTCGGCTAG